In Defluviimonas aquaemixtae, the sequence CAGACGCACCATCCTCCGTGGCCTTGGCGCCGCATCCATTGTAGCCGTCGTGGCCGCCTGCGTGCCGATGTCGGAGCAAGAGCCTGACATCGTCGATATCGCTGCCTCGAACGACGATTTCTCGACGCTCGTCGCAGCGGTCCAGGCGGCCGGACTCGTTGACACGCTGAAAGGGGACGGCCCATTCACGGTCTTCGCGCCGACGAACGCCGCCTTCGCTGCGCTGCCCGCGGGCACGCTCGACGACCTGCTGAAGCCCGAGAACAAGGCTTCGCTCACCGCGATCCTGACCTACCACGTCGTTCCCGGTGCGGTGACGTCCGATCAGCTCGCGGGCAAGCGCCTTAACGTCGAGACGGTCGAAGGCAGCAGCGTCCAGGTCGATGGCCGCACGGGCGTCCGCGTAAACAACGCGAACGTAACGGCGGCCGACATCAAGGCCTCGAACGGCGTGATCCACGTCATAGACCGGGTCCTGCTGCCGCCCGCCGGATGAACCCAACGGCGTCGCGGACTCTGACCCGGGCGCCCCCTACAATGGAAGGAACTATGATGAATATGCTGAATTTCACAACACTCCTGCTCGTCATCGTCGGCGCGCTGAACTGGCTCCTCGTCGGCGTGGCAGGCTTCGATCTCGTCGCGGCGATCTTTGGGCCCGGCTCGATCCTCGCGCGCCTCGTCTACGTGCTCGTCGGACTGTCTGGCCTCTACCAGATCAAGAACCTGAGGACGTCACACACCGTACATGTCTGACGGTCTCGGACGCGGCGGCGGCGGCCTCAGGCTTCCCCCCGAAAACCCGCCGCCGCGATCCCCGCCAGAGCCGCCTCGGCATCGTTGTCGGACGT encodes:
- a CDS encoding fasciclin domain-containing protein, giving the protein MNRRTILRGLGAASIVAVVAACVPMSEQEPDIVDIAASNDDFSTLVAAVQAAGLVDTLKGDGPFTVFAPTNAAFAALPAGTLDDLLKPENKASLTAILTYHVVPGAVTSDQLAGKRLNVETVEGSSVQVDGRTGVRVNNANVTAADIKASNGVIHVIDRVLLPPAG
- a CDS encoding DUF378 domain-containing protein gives rise to the protein MNMLNFTTLLLVIVGALNWLLVGVAGFDLVAAIFGPGSILARLVYVLVGLSGLYQIKNLRTSHTVHV